A stretch of the Candidatus Omnitrophota bacterium genome encodes the following:
- a CDS encoding YkgJ family cysteine cluster protein yields the protein MNNIIQKLPDSYKYGINEVLGLFAAVDAKINEFVKITGIHCPRGCGFCCNSMKIETTVLEMLPISAWLWANGKADETLSLLSARQDNVCVFFKKDPKISQNGSCGIYQLRPLVCRLFGFFTTKDKNNKYIYGSCKVIKNTYPETYKQCLKLIESGYHPSSMTDFSIRVLAQGTGLGGKMFNINIAAKIALEKIGLALSLIETPPETPNPQAA from the coding sequence GAAGTCTTGGGGCTTTTTGCCGCCGTTGACGCTAAGATAAATGAGTTCGTAAAAATAACCGGCATACACTGCCCCCGGGGATGCGGATTTTGCTGTAACAGTATGAAAATAGAGACCACGGTATTGGAGATGCTTCCTATATCAGCCTGGCTTTGGGCAAACGGCAAAGCCGATGAAACCCTATCGTTATTATCAGCAAGGCAAGACAATGTTTGTGTTTTCTTTAAAAAAGACCCCAAAATAAGCCAAAATGGAAGCTGCGGCATATATCAATTAAGGCCATTGGTATGCAGGCTCTTTGGGTTTTTTACCACAAAAGATAAAAATAACAAGTATATATACGGCTCATGCAAGGTCATAAAAAATACATATCCTGAAACATACAAACAATGCCTGAAACTAATAGAGTCAGGCTATCACCCGTCCAGTATGACTGATTTTTCCATAAGGGTGCTGGCCCAAGGCACCGGCTTGGGCGGCAAGATGTTTAATATCAATATTGCGGCAAAAATCGCTCTTGAAAAAATCGGGCTCGCGCTATCACTTATCGAAACCCCTCCGGAGACGCCTAATCCGCAAGCGGCTTAA
- a CDS encoding protease inhibitor I42 family protein, protein MKMKININKIHITALTALWLFSITGQAAAMGIKNHDISDIITVRRGEKFTVTLNSNPTTGFSWQFAKEIDAHFLELVDSRYIGTGTGRLMGAGGRQEWVFKAIKPGKTSISLEYARPWERDKSCQEAKDITIIIR, encoded by the coding sequence ATGAAAATGAAAATAAACATAAACAAAATTCATATAACCGCGCTTACAGCATTATGGCTTTTTTCCATTACCGGGCAGGCCGCGGCAATGGGTATCAAGAATCACGATATATCCGATATTATAACAGTCAGACGCGGTGAAAAATTTACTGTAACGCTTAATTCCAATCCCACTACAGGTTTCAGCTGGCAGTTTGCCAAAGAAATAGACGCGCATTTTTTAGAACTTGTTGACTCGCGCTATATAGGAACCGGCACAGGCCGGCTTATGGGAGCAGGCGGCAGGCAGGAATGGGTATTTAAAGCAATAAAACCCGGCAAGACAAGTATATCCCTTGAATACGCCAGGCCCTGGGAAAGGGACAAATCCTGCCAGGAAGCAAAGGATATAACGATCATTATCCGTTAA
- a CDS encoding DUF134 domain-containing protein: protein MPAKKAGRPSKTRYIKACPTISQFSPRGKAGRPNEIELAIDQYESIRLADYKAMPHAACGKIMGISRQTFERILRNARNKIADAIVNGKIIRIEGGKVKIG from the coding sequence ATGCCGGCAAAAAAGGCGGGAAGGCCGTCAAAAACAAGATACATAAAGGCATGCCCAACGATAAGTCAATTCAGCCCGCGTGGTAAGGCCGGCAGGCCAAATGAGATAGAACTTGCCATAGACCAATATGAATCAATAAGACTGGCTGATTACAAGGCAATGCCGCATGCCGCATGCGGAAAGATCATGGGCATATCGCGTCAAACCTTTGAAAGAATATTAAGAAACGCCAGAAATAAAATCGCTGACGCGATAGTCAATGGCAAGATCATAAGAATTGAAGGCGGTAAGGTAAAAATTGGATAG
- a CDS encoding DNA polymerase IV, protein MAEFITLESYPKAILHVDCDAFFASCEQARNPSLKGKSVITGKERGIVSCASYEAKARGVSRGIRLHEVKNIIPDAVIIPSDYELYSIYSERMFAILREFSPDVEEYSIDEAFCDITGMRRLYHTSYENIALLIQKKVQKDLDITVSIGLSTSKTLAKICSGYNKPCGFVALPGHEIANFLKEIPLLEVCGFGHNTVELLSRYGLKNVFDFIDKPLNFAESVLGKIGRELWCELRGHYVYQISTQKKEKYLSISKTKTFSPASKNKGFIRAQITRNLESACIKLRRHGLIARRLLVFLKTEDFEGFGLHVTLTRHTSSTMEFAIALAGIFDQLCQDFSYRASGVVLLDILPEGQCQRDLFDDPIRVEKVEKASKIIDEIALKYGKHKLHLASSDPLSKGPKKHPRNSPSWRQKNLVKGETQRLRLNIPLLNLGQINP, encoded by the coding sequence GTGGCTGAATTCATAACCCTTGAAAGTTATCCAAAAGCCATATTGCACGTAGATTGTGATGCCTTTTTTGCATCATGCGAACAGGCCAGAAACCCATCCCTAAAGGGAAAATCCGTGATAACAGGAAAGGAGAGGGGTATAGTCTCCTGCGCTAGCTATGAGGCAAAAGCCAGGGGTGTTTCAAGGGGTATTCGCTTGCATGAGGTCAAAAACATCATACCTGATGCTGTTATAATACCCAGCGATTATGAACTTTACAGCATTTATTCTGAAAGGATGTTTGCTATTTTAAGAGAGTTTAGCCCTGATGTTGAGGAATATTCTATTGATGAGGCTTTTTGTGACATTACTGGTATGAGGCGTTTGTATCATACCAGTTATGAAAATATAGCCCTTTTGATCCAAAAAAAGGTGCAAAAAGATCTTGATATTACTGTTTCTATAGGCCTTAGTACTTCAAAGACCCTGGCAAAGATATGCTCTGGCTATAATAAACCTTGCGGTTTTGTGGCATTGCCCGGCCATGAAATTGCTAATTTCCTAAAAGAAATACCGCTTTTAGAGGTCTGTGGTTTTGGCCATAATACGGTTGAACTTTTAAGCCGTTATGGGCTTAAGAATGTCTTTGATTTTATAGACAAACCCCTAAATTTTGCAGAGAGCGTTTTAGGTAAGATTGGCAGGGAATTATGGTGTGAATTAAGGGGCCATTATGTCTATCAAATTAGCACCCAAAAAAAGGAAAAATACCTGTCTATTAGCAAGACAAAGACCTTTTCACCGGCATCTAAAAATAAGGGGTTTATCAGGGCCCAGATCACCAGAAATCTTGAGTCCGCCTGTATCAAGTTAAGGCGCCATGGGCTTATTGCAAGGCGTCTTCTGGTATTCCTTAAAACAGAGGATTTTGAGGGATTTGGTTTGCATGTAACTCTTACCCGGCATACATCATCAACCATGGAATTTGCTATTGCTTTAGCGGGTATTTTTGACCAGTTATGCCAGGATTTTAGCTATAGGGCATCTGGAGTAGTCTTATTAGATATCCTGCCTGAAGGCCAGTGTCAAAGGGACCTTTTTGATGACCCTATAAGGGTAGAGAAGGTAGAAAAGGCCTCAAAAATAATTGATGAAATTGCCCTAAAATATGGCAAGCATAAGCTGCATCTGGCATCATCAGATCCTCTAAGCAAAGGCCCTAAAAAACACCCCAGAAACAGCCCGTCCTGGCGTCAAAAAAACCTGGTAAAAGGAGAAACCCAAAGGCTGCGGCTTAATATTCCGCTTTTAAATCTGGGCCAAATTAACCCCTAA